One Spiribacter halobius DNA segment encodes these proteins:
- the nuoL gene encoding NADH-quinone oxidoreductase subunit L, which yields MQTLYLVIALAPLLGAIAAGLFARSIGRANAHRVTIAAVGLSAVLSLVVLVLHVWGGAPTFNGTIYTWAVAGGLQLEVGFLVDRLTALMMVVVTSVSLAVHVYTIGYMHDDAGYQRFFSYINLFTFSMLMLVMANNFLQLFFGWEAVGLVSYLLIGFWFNRESAIFANLKAFLVNRVGDFGFLLGIAAVLMYYGSLDYAEVFAAAADSPDLTMSLFGGEMLVASVACILLFIGAMGKSAQVPLHVWLPDSMEGPTPISALIHAATMVTAGIFLVARMSPLFELSEAALSTVLVLGAITALFMGLVGLVQNDIKRVIAYSTLSQLGYMFVGLGASAYAAGIFHLMTHAFFKALLFLGAGAVIVALHHEQDMRRMGNLRKYLPRTHITMLLGTLALVGTPFFSGYYSKDAIIEAVHLADRAGATFAYWCVLLGVFVTALYSFRLYFLVFWGEERIDPHAKEHMQHLPRYVLPVMEWPLVALAVPSVLIGFFTIGPLLFGGFFGDAIFVARDNDVLAELGSHFHGAFAFGLHAAVNPAFWLTVAGALLAWFLYIRRPDLLPLVHQRAALAIRVLERKYGFDDLYIGGFAAAGRGLGQVLWRGGDAGLIDGVIVNGTARTIGRIAGVVRGVQSGYLYHYAFAMIIGLLVLLTVFVGGWRGWFS from the coding sequence ATGCAGACGCTGTATCTCGTCATCGCGCTGGCGCCGCTGCTTGGCGCCATCGCGGCGGGCCTGTTCGCGCGCAGCATCGGGCGCGCCAACGCCCACCGCGTGACCATCGCCGCCGTCGGCCTGTCGGCGGTGCTCTCCCTGGTGGTGCTGGTTCTGCACGTCTGGGGCGGGGCGCCGACCTTCAACGGCACCATCTATACCTGGGCGGTGGCGGGTGGTCTGCAGCTCGAGGTGGGCTTCCTGGTGGACCGGCTGACTGCACTCATGATGGTGGTGGTCACCAGCGTCTCGCTGGCGGTGCACGTCTACACCATCGGCTACATGCACGACGACGCCGGCTACCAGCGCTTCTTCAGCTACATCAATCTGTTCACCTTCTCCATGCTGATGCTGGTGATGGCGAACAACTTCCTGCAGCTGTTCTTCGGCTGGGAAGCGGTAGGCCTGGTCTCATATCTGCTGATCGGCTTCTGGTTCAACCGCGAGAGCGCGATCTTCGCCAACCTCAAGGCCTTCCTGGTCAACCGGGTGGGCGACTTCGGCTTCCTGCTCGGTATCGCCGCGGTGCTGATGTACTACGGCAGCCTCGACTACGCCGAGGTGTTCGCCGCCGCCGCCGACAGCCCCGACCTCACCATGAGCCTCTTCGGCGGCGAGATGCTGGTGGCGAGCGTGGCCTGCATCCTTCTGTTCATTGGCGCCATGGGCAAGTCCGCCCAGGTGCCGCTCCACGTCTGGCTGCCGGACTCCATGGAGGGTCCGACACCGATCTCCGCGCTCATCCATGCGGCCACCATGGTCACCGCCGGGATCTTCCTGGTGGCCCGCATGTCGCCGCTGTTCGAGCTCTCCGAGGCGGCACTGTCCACGGTGCTGGTGCTCGGGGCGATCACGGCGCTGTTCATGGGGCTGGTGGGCCTGGTGCAGAACGACATCAAGCGCGTCATCGCCTATTCCACCCTCTCCCAGCTCGGCTACATGTTCGTCGGCCTCGGCGCCTCGGCCTACGCCGCCGGCATCTTCCATCTGATGACCCATGCCTTCTTCAAGGCGCTGCTGTTCCTCGGCGCAGGGGCCGTGATCGTCGCCCTGCACCATGAGCAGGACATGCGCCGTATGGGCAACCTGCGCAAGTACCTGCCCCGCACCCACATCACCATGCTGCTGGGTACCCTCGCGCTGGTGGGCACGCCGTTCTTCTCCGGCTACTACTCCAAGGACGCCATCATCGAGGCGGTGCACCTGGCGGACCGGGCGGGCGCGACCTTCGCCTACTGGTGCGTGCTGCTCGGCGTGTTCGTCACCGCCCTCTACAGCTTCCGCCTCTACTTCCTGGTGTTCTGGGGCGAGGAGCGCATTGATCCGCACGCCAAAGAGCACATGCAGCACCTGCCGCGCTACGTGCTGCCGGTCATGGAGTGGCCGCTGGTGGCGCTGGCGGTGCCGTCGGTGCTGATCGGATTCTTCACCATCGGCCCGCTGCTCTTCGGCGGCTTCTTCGGCGACGCCATCTTCGTGGCCCGGGACAATGACGTCCTCGCCGAGCTCGGCAGCCACTTCCACGGCGCCTTCGCCTTCGGACTGCACGCGGCGGTCAACCCCGCGTTCTGGCTGACGGTGGCCGGCGCGCTGCTGGCCTGGTTTCTGTATATCCGCCGTCCGGACCTGCTGCCGCTGGTGCACCAGCGCGCGGCACTCGCCATTCGCGTCCTGGAGCGCAAGTACGGCTTTGACGACCTCTACATCGGCGGCTTTGCCGCCGCCGGCCGTGGCCTGGGGCAGGTGCTCTGGCGCGGCGGCGATGCCGGGCTCATCGACGGCGTGATCGTCAACGGCACCGCGCGCACCATCGGGCGCATCGCCGGCGTGGTCCGCGGCGTACAGTCCGGCTACCTGTATCACTACGCGTTCGCCATGATCATCGGCCTGCTGGTGCTGCTTACCGTCTTCGTTGGCGGCTGGCGTGGCTGGTTTTCCTGA
- the nuoK gene encoding NADH-quinone oxidoreductase subunit NuoK, which translates to MIELSDYLVLGALLFALGMAGIFLNRKNAIILLMSIELILLAVNFNFIAFSHFLGDIHGQVFVFFILTVAAAESAIGLAILVVLFRNRDTINVGDLDSMKG; encoded by the coding sequence ATGATCGAGCTCTCCGACTATCTGGTACTGGGCGCGCTGCTGTTCGCCTTAGGGATGGCCGGCATCTTCCTCAACCGGAAGAACGCCATCATCCTGCTCATGTCCATCGAGCTCATCCTGCTGGCGGTGAACTTCAACTTCATCGCCTTCTCGCACTTTCTCGGTGATATCCACGGGCAGGTGTTCGTGTTCTTCATCCTCACCGTGGCCGCCGCCGAGTCGGCCATCGGGCTCGCCATCCTGGTGGTGCTGTTCCGCAACCGGGACACCATCAACGTCGGCGACCTGGACAGCATGAAGGGCTGA